The Candidatus Bathyarchaeota archaeon sequence GCCTTGAATCTTGTCGCCAAGGCAGCAACCAGTTGGTCACCAGAGAGTATTGTGAATCCAATGTTGATGTCGAGAACGGCATCTCCAAAAAGCACGGGCACAAACCCCGTGTCTAGAAGCAGTGTCAACGTGCTGTCATAGAAAACTTGGATTCGACCAGCCTTCGTAATTATGAAGGATGAGGGAGAAACAGAGAAGGCTGCGATATTATGGCGTATTAGAGCGTCCACAACATGTTTATTTAGTTCCAGCATGGCTTGATGTGTTTTTGAAAAACCTTCAATTTGTGACTGCTCTTCGTAGCCTTCTTTGATCTTGTATTGTTTTGCTAGAGGGTGACCGAAGCTGCCGCCGCCGTGCACTATGATTAGTCGCTCAACATCTGCGTCAGCTATTTCTTTTGCCAGCCGTTGTATAGCGTCTAGATTTTGGGTCATAGGTTTTTCTTTATCGGTTATCACGGAGCCACCGAGCTTCAAAACAACTAATTTGCCTTCAGCCTTGCCCTTAAATTTTGGCTCCGTCCGCAGTTCTTCTAGCAACAAAAGCCCCTCCGCCAGCTTGCTCTATAGCCTTTTTGACGCGCTTTAAATTCTTCGGTTCAGCCCAAGCTATTATGCACCTATTTCTATCTCCAGCCCGTTTTGTGCCTAAAAACCGGGCCGCGAAGCATCAACCATCTGAACTCATTGCTTCTTTATTGTGACAACGCCATTCTCTAAATGAACGAAATCTCCCGTTCTTATTTTTGAAATATCAATCTTGTCAACACAAGGAATTTCTGAGATTATTGCACCAACAGCGACCACAGTTTCACATTCTTTGTTTATGATTCCGGCAGGAGCCACGCCATTCTTTTTCAATCTGTAGAGTGTGTAGGACCCAACGGTTGATCCTTTTCCATTTGGGAAAACTAACATTCTAGCTCTGACTCTTTTTCCTTCCAGTTCATGCCCTTTTTCTATTATCTCGCTGGTATCTGGGTCAACCCCGCCAAAAAATGAGATTGGTTGTGACGTGCTCAGGGCTTCTCCTTCTGCAACTCCCTTTGAAATGGTTCTTCCTCTTAACTCCATTTTCCTTTCACCGCAGCTTCTATGCATTCTTCTAGACTTCCCATTTTTGTCATCATATCGTTATGTCTTGAGTAGTAGCATCCTTTTGCAGAGGTTGTTGCGACAGATCGAAATTTTCCTCTCAGTGGAGCTACAGCCATACAAGTGTCACAGGCGAATTTCCCCCCAGCCCTTTCGATTGCTTCAGTGTAACCTCTTTCATCTGCGATCTGTTTCACAAGTCTTGAGCATGCGACCCAGAATTCGGTGTTTGAAGATATATTCTTGTTTTTCAGCAGCTTTGCTATTTCAGCGATTTCTTTAATTGAGCAGTGGGGGCACCCAATGCAGACTAAATCGACGGTGCAAAAGTCGTCATTAATGCTTTGGTATGCTTCCTCTATGTCCTCATTCTCAATTGTTATAGTCTCTCTAGGGGGTTGATGTTTTTCGGATCCAGGGGTTATTCCCCTCATATAGAACAGGGGTTTTGAGCCATAAGTCACCATGGAGGCACAGAAAGATTTCAACTCATCTAAATTAGCATCTTCAATGCCAGTTACGTACGGGATTTTGTTTTCTGCTTTCTTGCCAGTACAGTAGCCAAGAGCTCCCCAATCTGAGATTTTTTTCAATTTTGCAGCTACGTGCACACAAGTGTCTGGCGCTCTGTTCTCGTCCAGATGAAGTCCATAGTACGGTGTTTTGCCAACAAAAGCCGCCGCAAGAGCTGATGGACCTCCTTCTCTATTTGTCTTTGCTCCGATAACAGAGTTGGCAAAAGTAACTGCAGAGGATTCCGACCAAGCAATATGCTCTCCGTATATTGGTAGGTTACCTATCAAGTAAGGAGTACACGTACAAGAGATGATTATGCCCATTTTCTTGAAGGCGTCGATGACCAAATTCTGCTTTCTTGCGAACTCCTCGTCGATCCCGAGCTTCTTCCAATCCTTCAGATCCATTCCTGCAGGATTCAAAGTTGTGAGCACTCTGACTTTCCCGTCTTTTGCCAATTCGTTTAGAAACTCCAGACCAGCATCTCCGAGGTTATGGTATGATACACCTGCCACTTGAACAGAGCCTACTTCTATGAGCTTTTCAGCGCCGTAGATGTCGCCTAAGGCGACGAGTATCTCCATGGATTTTTTTACTGCGTAGCCTTCTTCTCCATTCAGCATTCTCTCTTCTTCTTTCGTGAGATACATAAAATCACAAGAACTTGTCTAGATCAACTTCTCTGTATTCCTCTTTCCTGAAGCCTTTACCTGTTTGTGTGAATGGAATCGTTGCGTCTAATCCCATCTTGCATGTTATCGCTTTTTTTCCTCCAGTCAAATCTCCAGAGGGATCAAGAGAAGATCCTCTTTGTTTTGGTAGGATAACAGCGTCTTCATCTGCTTGGAATCTAGTTGCAATTGCCCACTCGATTTCATTCGGATCATAGATGTTTATGTCGTCATCCACAACGACACAGTGCTTCAATGATCTGTGACCTTTAAAAGCTGCTCTGATCGCTTTTTTTCCATCATCTGTGTTCCGTTTCTTTATTTGCACGACTGCATGCAGCCAGCTGCAACCACCAATAGTTATGTAAACATCCTTGCATTCACAAACTTTGTTCGTTTCATTGAAGATAGTTGGTTCTCTGGGCATTCCCATTAATAGCTTGTGTTCTTTTCTTCCAGCAAGTATGGTTTGGTAGATGGGGTTTTCTCTATAGGTCATGCAGCTTATTTCTATCACTGGTTGCTGTCTCACCTTGTCGAGGATTCCTGTGAGGTCTAAGAATGGCCCTTCAGGTGCTCTTTCTTTCGTTACTCGTCCCTCTAATACAATTTCACAGTCTCTCGGGACCTCGAGATCAACGGTTTTACATTTCACCAGTTCCGTTTTTTCTAGCACATTAGCCATTCCTAATTCGTCGACTCCTTTCGGCAGAGATGTGGAAGCAGCTAGGAGAACGGCGGTTGAGTTTCCTATGCACATCGCTATCTCGAGTTCGCCACCAGATTTTTTCAGGGCGGTGTCCGTTCCCCTATCTTCAACGATTCTGGCTACAAACTTTTTCCTATCCAGCAGCATCAACCTGTGGAAGCACATGTTTCTACCCAATTCAGGGTCTCTTATTATAGCTATGGCGGATGCCACATATTTTCCGCCGTCCTTTTCTGTGTACTTCATTATCGGGAGTTTTGTTAGATCAACATCTTTTTCAACGATTTGTTGGCATTCTCCCTTCTTTACAACATTCGGAGACGGAAAAGGCTTTTTTATCGCATTAGATAGCTTGTGCAGCAATTGTCCCCTTTCTACGTTCAAAGCTTTGGCGACCGATTCTTTTGAAGAGACGAGACCAGCTACAACAGGGATGTTGGACTCTTTCACTTTTTCAAAAAATACGGGTTTTTCCTTGAGGGCATCTATAATTCCCGCCAGTTCATACTCAGTCGAGACTTCCTTTCTTATTCTTGTTAGTTCTCCTTCTGTGTCAAGTTGTTCTAAGAAATGTCTAAACCCCAATTTTCTCACTCCTTTTTTCTAATAGGTCCTTTTTTTCTTTATATTTTTTGAATCCCAATTTTTGTTTTCAACACATTGAATCCTTGATTTTCAATTGTTGCTGCAACCTTTTCCTGCAATGTTCTCCCCGGGGTTAATGCTACCATGCAGCCTCCACTGCCACCCCCCGTGAGTTTTGCTCCAAACGCTCCTTCCTCTCGAGCTAAGTTCACCAAATAATCGAGTTCTTCACAGGAAACTTCAATTTCCTGCAGTAGACAATGATTTTCGTTGATCAACTCCCCAACTTTTCTTATGTCAAAATCTTCTAAGGCTTTCCTTGCTGTGAACACTAACTCTTCTGCTTGCTTAAACAGCCGATCGTATTTTTCTGCATTCTTTTTCCTTCTTGCTGCAACCCCAGCAACCATTTCCTTAGTGTCAGCTACAATTCCTGTGTTGCCTATGACAATTTCAACCGGTTCTTCTATACTCAATTTCTCGATTATGTTTGGTCCTCCGCATAGAGTTCTCTTGAACCAAATCAATCCCCCATAAGTCGCTGCAGTATTGTCAATGCCTGAAGGGGTTCCAGCGTAAGCTTTCTCAGCCTCATAGGCAATATCATTGATTCTTTCATCGGACAAATCCAATTTGAATTCTTTTGCTATGGCTCTGGCAATTGCAACACTGCTCGCAGCAGAAGCACCAATTCCACTGAAACCAGGAAGGTTTCCTCCCAACAAAATCTCTAAAGAGACCTTTTCCGGACCGATGCCCATTGCTTTGAGCATCCGATCTATTGAGTCTTTTTGCTGAGTCCTTTTCTTTTCAGCATACCCTTTTGCGCCCTTTCTTTCATCTTTCACCACTATTCCTTCTCCAGCTTTTCTTGCTTCTGCGTAAGCTGTTGAATCAATTGCGGAAACAATTCCTGGGACACCGTAAACAACGAAGTGTTCGTTGAACAGGATGACTTTTCCGAAGCCCGAACCTCTTCCCATTTGAGCTACCCCTAGAAAGGATTATTGCTAAGAAATAAATAAAACACTTTTTAGAAAAAATAGAGCACATCGACGAAAAGTTGCTTCAGTCGACTAATCTTTAATGAATAAAATGGACTTGCAACCATCAGCAGGTTGCCTTTACCTGCATGAGTGCTAATTCTATTTTGTGACAGCGACTGAGGCGTAACCGACTACGGTTGAATAATCTCCTGTAACGTCACCGCTTGTTTTATAGCAGAGTATTTGACCTTTCGTGGCACTACGTAGTTTAGCTGCGGTAATAAGAGCCACGACAGGGCCATACCCACAAGCAGTTATATGGTAACTTTCAACAATTGAATAAAACTCTTCTTCATCCAGTTTTTCTAAGGCACTAAGTGCTTTCTTATCTTTCTTTGCAGCTGTTTCATGGGGCTCATAATGGGTCATATCCGTAGAGGCGATGATTAACGCGTTTTTTCCATCCAAAGCCTCTGCTACAGCCTGACCTACTTCGCAGCTTGACTCAAGATCCTGCATGAGAAAGCTTATGGGTACAAACTTGAACGCTGAGCCGTAAAGATATTGAAGAAAGGGAAGTTGAACTTCAATTGAATGCTCGTAAGTATGTGCCAGTTCATCCACGTCAATAATTTTTGACTTGCACATAATCAGATTTGCTGTCTCTTCGTCGATTTGCACATCGCCCAAAGGTGTTCGCCAAACACCCTCTTTCATAACTGCCAATCCGCTACCTTGTCCAGTGTGGTTCGGGCCAAAAATCACGACGACATCTGGTTTGCCATCAGCCGCCAAATTGTAATATGAATGGGCAGCCACTGGACCCGAGTACATGTAGCCCGCGTGGGGACAAACTAAGCCAATGATGTTTCTTGAACCCTCTCGTGTAATTGGAGTTTTTCCTGGACCCAGTCTATGCGTGAAACAGTTTTTTATCTGCCTTTTTAGCGCTTCTGCAGTGGCAGCGTAGAAGCTTCCTGCCTGGCATGGTCTTCTTACTCTCACTTACGTGCCCCTTCAGTTGGCTGTCCTACTTTGGATATTTTTGTTTCAAAGTCGTCAATGGACGATTCCATGTCTTTATCAGGTGCTAACTCTCCCTTCTCACGAAGTACTTGCCTAGCCAGCATCCAATAAATAACCGCTAAGGCTCTTCTGCCTTTGTTGTTCGTTGGAATCACAAAGTCTACGCCGGAGAATTCGTTGTCAGTGCTGCATAATGCCACAACCGGAATGCCCATGATTCCTGCTTCTTTTACAGCTTGAACATCAGCTTTTGGGTCTGAAACAATAATAACTGTTGGTTCGAGGTGATGTTGATATAGAGGGTTTGAGAACAGTCCAGGAACGAATCTCCCTGCAATAGGTGTTGCTTTTGTTGCCTCGCAGAACTTCTTTGCCGGATAGCGTGCGTAGAGTCGGGCTGCGACAGCAGCGATTTTTTTAGGTTCAAATCTTGAAAGAAACTTTGCTGCAATGCGTATTCGTTCATCTGTTTGCTTAACATCCAGAACAAATAAGCCGTCAGGTCTTACGCGATAGATGAATTGGTTCATGTCTTTTGCTTTCATCCTGGTTCCAATGTGGATGCCTGCGGAGAGCATCATGTCGCGTGGCAGTAGGAGTTCTTCTTCACTTGCTAACGAGATTTCTTCGTCAGTCTTCTCTTGAATGCTCGTTTTTTCGGTGTTTTCAGTTTTTTCGATATCTTCATTTTCTGACAGGGATATTTTCCTCCTTTAATGGAATTTCAGCCATTTTTGCTCTTTTTCCAAGCGTGTCTTCAATTCTGATAAGTTCGTCAATTTTTGCGATTCGGGCACCTTCAACTACACCTGTCTTAATAATGGGGCAATGGAAAGCAA is a genomic window containing:
- the rpsB gene encoding 30S ribosomal protein S2 — encoded protein: MQEKTDEEISLASEEELLLPRDMMLSAGIHIGTRMKAKDMNQFIYRVRPDGLFVLDVKQTDERIRIAAKFLSRFEPKKIAAVAARLYARYPAKKFCEATKATPIAGRFVPGLFSNPLYQHHLEPTVIIVSDPKADVQAVKEAGIMGIPVVALCSTDNEFSGVDFVIPTNNKGRRALAVIYWMLARQVLREKGELAPDKDMESSIDDFETKISKVGQPTEGARK
- a CDS encoding aconitase X catalytic domain-containing protein, producing the protein MYLTKEEERMLNGEEGYAVKKSMEILVALGDIYGAEKLIEVGSVQVAGVSYHNLGDAGLEFLNELAKDGKVRVLTTLNPAGMDLKDWKKLGIDEEFARKQNLVIDAFKKMGIIISCTCTPYLIGNLPIYGEHIAWSESSAVTFANSVIGAKTNREGGPSALAAAFVGKTPYYGLHLDENRAPDTCVHVAAKLKKISDWGALGYCTGKKAENKIPYVTGIEDANLDELKSFCASMVTYGSKPLFYMRGITPGSEKHQPPRETITIENEDIEEAYQSINDDFCTVDLVCIGCPHCSIKEIAEIAKLLKNKNISSNTEFWVACSRLVKQIADERGYTEAIERAGGKFACDTCMAVAPLRGKFRSVATTSAKGCYYSRHNDMMTKMGSLEECIEAAVKGKWS
- a CDS encoding isopentenyl phosphate kinase gives rise to the protein MLEELRTEPKFKGKAEGKLVVLKLGGSVITDKEKPMTQNLDAIQRLAKEIADADVERLIIVHGGGSFGHPLAKQYKIKEGYEEQSQIEGFSKTHQAMLELNKHVVDALIRHNIAAFSVSPSSFIITKAGRIQVFYDSTLTLLLDTGFVPVLFGDAVLDINIGFTILSGDQLVAALATRFKADKIIIGADVDGLCTSDPKTDVSAQLIPHITLQRLKALLHNIEEAKVTDVTGGMLGKILELMPAINADIPAIVVNAAKEDNIYKALKEEKVIATLIEKE
- the amrB gene encoding AmmeMemoRadiSam system protein B, whose amino-acid sequence is MRVRRPCQAGSFYAATAEALKRQIKNCFTHRLGPGKTPITREGSRNIIGLVCPHAGYMYSGPVAAHSYYNLAADGKPDVVVIFGPNHTGQGSGLAVMKEGVWRTPLGDVQIDEETANLIMCKSKIIDVDELAHTYEHSIEVQLPFLQYLYGSAFKFVPISFLMQDLESSCEVGQAVAEALDGKNALIIASTDMTHYEPHETAAKKDKKALSALEKLDEEEFYSIVESYHITACGYGPVVALITAAKLRSATKGQILCYKTSGDVTGDYSTVVGYASVAVTK
- a CDS encoding DUF126 domain-containing protein, which gives rise to MELRGRTISKGVAEGEALSTSQPISFFGGVDPDTSEIIEKGHELEGKRVRARMLVFPNGKGSTVGSYTLYRLKKNGVAPAGIINKECETVVAVGAIISEIPCVDKIDISKIRTGDFVHLENGVVTIKKQ
- a CDS encoding UbiD family decarboxylase; this encodes MGFRHFLEQLDTEGELTRIRKEVSTEYELAGIIDALKEKPVFFEKVKESNIPVVAGLVSSKESVAKALNVERGQLLHKLSNAIKKPFPSPNVVKKGECQQIVEKDVDLTKLPIMKYTEKDGGKYVASAIAIIRDPELGRNMCFHRLMLLDRKKFVARIVEDRGTDTALKKSGGELEIAMCIGNSTAVLLAASTSLPKGVDELGMANVLEKTELVKCKTVDLEVPRDCEIVLEGRVTKERAPEGPFLDLTGILDKVRQQPVIEISCMTYRENPIYQTILAGRKEHKLLMGMPREPTIFNETNKVCECKDVYITIGGCSWLHAVVQIKKRNTDDGKKAIRAAFKGHRSLKHCVVVDDDINIYDPNEIEWAIATRFQADEDAVILPKQRGSSLDPSGDLTGGKKAITCKMGLDATIPFTQTGKGFRKEEYREVDLDKFL
- the mvk gene encoding mevalonate kinase — its product is MGRGSGFGKVILFNEHFVVYGVPGIVSAIDSTAYAEARKAGEGIVVKDERKGAKGYAEKKRTQQKDSIDRMLKAMGIGPEKVSLEILLGGNLPGFSGIGASAASSVAIARAIAKEFKLDLSDERINDIAYEAEKAYAGTPSGIDNTAATYGGLIWFKRTLCGGPNIIEKLSIEEPVEIVIGNTGIVADTKEMVAGVAARRKKNAEKYDRLFKQAEELVFTARKALEDFDIRKVGELINENHCLLQEIEVSCEELDYLVNLAREEGAFGAKLTGGGSGGCMVALTPGRTLQEKVAATIENQGFNVLKTKIGIQKI